One window of the Pseudomonas knackmussii B13 genome contains the following:
- the purT gene encoding formate-dependent phosphoribosylglycinamide formyltransferase produces MPRIGTPLSPTATRVLLCGSGELGKEVVIELQRLGCEVIACDRYANAPAMQVAHRSHVLSMLDGAALRAVIEQEKPHYIVPEIEAIATATLVELEAEGYTVVPTARAAQLTMNREGIRRLAAEELGLPTSPYHFADTYEDYAAAAASVGYPCVVKPIMSSSGKGQSVLKSDADLKAAWDYAQEGGRAGKGRVIVEGFIDFEYEITLLTVRHIGGTTFCAPIGHRQVKGDYHESWQPQAMSPKALAESERVAKAVTEALGGRGLFGVELFVKGDQVWFSEVSPRPHDTGLVTLISQDLSEFALHARAILGLPIPAIRQFGPSASAVILVDGESQQVSFGNLGAALAEPDSALRLFGKPEVSGQRRMGVSLARAESIDEARAKATRSAESVVIEL; encoded by the coding sequence ATGCCCCGTATTGGAACCCCCCTGTCGCCGACGGCGACCCGTGTACTGCTTTGCGGCTCCGGCGAGCTGGGCAAGGAAGTGGTGATCGAGCTGCAGCGCCTGGGCTGCGAAGTGATCGCCTGCGACCGCTACGCCAACGCGCCGGCCATGCAGGTAGCGCACCGCAGTCACGTGCTGAGCATGCTGGACGGCGCCGCCCTGCGCGCAGTGATCGAGCAGGAAAAGCCGCACTACATCGTCCCGGAAATCGAGGCCATCGCCACCGCGACCCTGGTCGAGCTGGAGGCCGAAGGCTACACCGTGGTGCCCACCGCACGCGCCGCGCAGCTGACCATGAACCGCGAAGGCATCCGCCGCCTGGCGGCCGAGGAGCTGGGCCTGCCGACCTCGCCGTACCACTTCGCCGATACCTACGAGGACTACGCTGCGGCCGCGGCTTCGGTCGGTTACCCCTGCGTGGTGAAGCCGATCATGAGCTCCTCCGGCAAGGGCCAGAGCGTGCTCAAGTCCGATGCCGATCTGAAAGCCGCCTGGGATTACGCCCAGGAAGGCGGCCGCGCCGGCAAGGGCCGGGTGATCGTCGAGGGCTTCATCGACTTCGAATACGAAATCACCCTGCTGACCGTTCGCCACATCGGCGGCACCACCTTCTGCGCGCCTATTGGCCACCGTCAGGTGAAGGGCGACTACCACGAATCCTGGCAGCCACAGGCCATGAGCCCGAAAGCGCTGGCCGAGTCCGAGCGCGTCGCCAAGGCGGTCACCGAGGCCCTGGGCGGCCGTGGTCTGTTCGGCGTCGAGCTGTTCGTGAAGGGCGACCAGGTGTGGTTCAGCGAAGTCTCGCCGCGTCCGCACGACACCGGCCTGGTGACCCTGATTTCCCAGGACCTCTCCGAGTTCGCCCTGCACGCGCGCGCCATCCTCGGCCTGCCGATTCCGGCGATCCGTCAGTTCGGGCCCTCGGCCTCGGCGGTGATCCTGGTCGACGGCGAGTCGCAGCAGGTCAGCTTCGGCAACCTGGGGGCCGCCCTCGCCGAGCCGGATAGCGCGCTGCGCCTGTTCGGCAAGCCGGAAGTCTCCGGCCAGCGCCGCATGGGCGTGTCCCTGGCGCGTGCCGAGTCGATCGACGAGGCGCGGGCCAAGGCGACCCGTTCGGCCGAATCGGTAGTCATCGAGCTGTGA
- a CDS encoding SGNH/GDSL hydrolase family protein translates to MNRLAGLAWWAAALPLMPLVLPLAVRTRRTALRLSPAAGACEGLAGAEFSGEALRLLLLGESTVAGVGASCLDFALAGRLALALASRLQRPVAWRALGENGITAGEACERLLPGADARYDLVALVFGVNDTTHFSSSQRWLASMQQLIEHFQASGARVVCTAVPPLQHFTALPWLLRQLLGWRATLLDRQLQALAATAGAGFCAVGLEMQPQYLAIDGYHPSALGYQVWGEHLADWLVAT, encoded by the coding sequence GTGAACCGATTGGCCGGGCTGGCGTGGTGGGCGGCAGCGCTGCCGCTCATGCCGTTGGTCCTGCCACTGGCCGTGCGCACCCGGCGCACGGCCTTGCGCCTGTCTCCCGCCGCCGGTGCCTGCGAAGGGCTGGCCGGCGCGGAATTTTCCGGAGAAGCGTTGCGCCTGCTGCTGCTCGGTGAGTCGACGGTGGCGGGTGTCGGCGCTTCCTGCCTGGATTTCGCTCTCGCTGGGCGCCTGGCGCTGGCCTTGGCGTCACGCCTGCAACGGCCGGTGGCCTGGCGCGCGCTGGGCGAGAACGGCATCACCGCCGGTGAGGCTTGCGAACGTTTGTTGCCTGGCGCCGATGCTCGCTACGACCTTGTAGCGCTGGTCTTCGGCGTCAACGACACCACCCATTTCAGCTCCAGCCAGCGCTGGCTGGCATCGATGCAGCAGCTGATCGAACACTTCCAGGCGAGTGGCGCACGAGTGGTCTGCACCGCCGTGCCGCCGTTGCAGCACTTCACGGCCTTGCCCTGGCTGCTGCGGCAGTTGCTCGGTTGGCGTGCGACGCTGCTGGATCGTCAGCTCCAGGCGCTCGCTGCAACTGCAGGCGCCGGGTTCTGTGCGGTCGGCCTGGAAATGCAGCCGCAGTACCTCGCCATCGACGGCTATCACCCCTCTGCGCTGGGCTATCAGGTCTGGGGTGAACACCTGGCGGATTGGCTGGTAGCGACGTAG
- a CDS encoding MFS transporter translates to MSTASLAAASEQAPVNSTARVAVASFIGTAIEFYDFYVYATAAALVIGPVFFPQTDPTAQMLSAFVTFGIAFLARPLGSALFGHFGDRIGRKSTLVASLLLMGLSTTLIGLLPGYDSIGAWAPALLCLLRFGQGLGLGGEWGGAALLATENAPKHRRAWFGMFPQMGPSIGFLCANGLFLSLAMLLSEEQFRSWGWRVPFILSALLVVVGLYVRLKLAETPVFAKAMERQERSSLPIAELFAHHWRPVVLGALAMVVCYALFYISTVFSLSFGVTSLGYTREQFLGLLCFAVLFMAAATPISAWLSDRFGRRPVLIAGCLAAILSGFAMQPLLSQGSSVEVAIFLALELFLMGVTFAPMGALLPELFPTRVRYTGASAAYNLGGILGASLAPYAAQKLVSLGGLSWVGGYVSVAAAVSLIAVLCLHETREQEL, encoded by the coding sequence ATGAGCACCGCCAGCCTTGCCGCCGCCTCCGAACAGGCGCCCGTCAACTCCACCGCACGGGTCGCGGTCGCCAGTTTCATCGGCACCGCCATCGAGTTCTACGATTTCTACGTCTATGCCACCGCCGCCGCGCTGGTGATCGGTCCGGTGTTCTTCCCGCAAACCGATCCCACGGCGCAGATGCTCAGCGCCTTCGTCACCTTCGGCATCGCCTTCCTCGCCCGGCCGCTGGGCTCGGCGCTGTTCGGCCATTTCGGCGACCGCATCGGCCGCAAGTCGACCCTGGTCGCCTCGCTTCTGCTGATGGGGCTGTCGACCACCCTGATCGGCCTGCTGCCGGGCTACGACAGCATCGGCGCATGGGCCCCTGCCCTGCTCTGCCTGCTGCGCTTCGGCCAGGGCCTGGGGCTGGGCGGCGAATGGGGCGGCGCCGCACTGCTCGCCACCGAGAATGCCCCCAAGCACCGCCGCGCCTGGTTCGGCATGTTCCCGCAGATGGGCCCGTCGATCGGTTTCCTCTGCGCCAACGGCCTGTTCCTGAGCCTGGCCATGCTGCTAAGCGAGGAGCAGTTCCGCAGCTGGGGCTGGCGCGTGCCTTTCATCCTCAGCGCCCTGCTGGTGGTGGTCGGCCTCTACGTGCGCCTGAAACTGGCGGAAACCCCGGTGTTCGCCAAGGCCATGGAACGCCAGGAGCGCTCCAGCCTGCCCATCGCCGAGCTGTTCGCCCATCACTGGCGCCCGGTGGTCCTGGGCGCACTGGCCATGGTCGTGTGCTACGCGCTGTTCTACATATCCACCGTGTTCTCGCTGAGCTTCGGGGTCACCAGCCTCGGCTACACCCGCGAGCAATTCCTCGGCTTGCTGTGCTTCGCCGTGCTCTTCATGGCCGCCGCCACGCCCATCTCCGCCTGGCTCAGTGACCGCTTCGGCCGCCGCCCGGTGCTGATCGCCGGCTGCCTCGCAGCGATCCTCTCCGGCTTCGCCATGCAGCCTCTGCTGAGCCAGGGCTCGTCCGTGGAAGTGGCGATTTTCCTGGCGCTGGAGCTGTTCCTCATGGGGGTGACCTTCGCCCCCATGGGCGCCCTGCTGCCGGAGCTATTCCCCACCCGCGTGCGCTACACCGGCGCGTCGGCGGCTTACAACCTGGGCGGAATCCTCGGCGCCTCGCTGGCGCCCTATGCGGCGCAGAAGCTGGTGAGCCTGGGCGGGCTGAGCTGGGTGGGCGGGTATGTTTCGGTCGCGGCGGCAGTCAGCCTGATTGCCGTGCTGTGCCTGCACGAGACGCGCGAGCAGGAACTCTGA
- a CDS encoding HlyC/CorC family transporter gives MDDIQPGYLVGLLIFLLFCSAFFSSVETGVLSIDRYRLRHLAKQGNRAARRTSWLLLRTDRLLGTILIGNNLVNVVASSLATLLALRLWGDFAVAPTALVLTLILLIFGEITPKTYATLRPERVAFPASLPLLWLQRLFSPLLWLMNGVSNNILRLFGLDATQRKSKPLSSDELRSVVSDSSEKLSGNRQDMLLSILDLEKITVNDLMVPRNEVQGIDLDGELESIISQLRNTTHTRLPVFRNDINQIEGIVHIRQIARLLTHDQLTKESLRAACLEPYFIPESTPLTTQLINFQKQKRRIGIVVDEYGEVIGIITLEDILEEIVGEFSNADALRNPDIHPQSDGTYVIDGSANLRELNRTLGWQLPSEGPKTLNGLVTEALEQIPDCPVCLRIGPYRLEILQSGENRVKSVRVWLTGRAAAPLQDSPDELA, from the coding sequence ATGGACGATATCCAACCCGGCTACCTGGTCGGTCTGCTGATCTTCCTGCTGTTCTGCTCGGCGTTCTTCTCCAGCGTCGAGACCGGCGTGCTGAGCATCGACCGCTATCGTCTGCGCCACCTGGCCAAGCAGGGCAACCGCGCGGCACGGCGCACCAGCTGGCTGCTGCTGCGCACCGATCGCCTGCTCGGCACCATCCTGATCGGCAACAACCTGGTCAACGTGGTCGCCTCGTCGCTGGCCACCCTCCTCGCCCTGCGCCTGTGGGGCGACTTCGCGGTGGCGCCGACCGCGCTGGTGCTGACGCTGATCCTGCTGATCTTCGGTGAGATCACCCCCAAGACCTACGCCACCCTGCGCCCCGAGCGCGTGGCCTTCCCCGCCAGCCTGCCACTGCTCTGGCTGCAACGCCTGTTCAGCCCGCTGCTGTGGCTGATGAACGGCGTGAGCAACAACATCCTGCGCCTGTTCGGCCTGGACGCCACCCAACGCAAGAGCAAGCCGCTGAGCAGCGACGAACTGCGCAGCGTGGTCAGCGACTCCAGCGAGAAGCTCAGCGGCAACCGCCAGGACATGCTGCTGAGCATCCTCGACCTGGAAAAGATCACCGTGAACGACCTCATGGTGCCGCGCAACGAGGTTCAGGGCATCGACCTGGACGGCGAGCTGGAAAGCATCATCAGCCAGCTGCGCAACACCACCCACACGCGCCTGCCGGTGTTCCGCAACGACATCAACCAGATCGAGGGCATCGTCCACATCCGCCAGATCGCCCGCCTGCTGACCCACGACCAGTTGACCAAGGAAAGCCTGCGCGCCGCCTGCCTCGAGCCCTACTTCATCCCGGAAAGCACGCCGCTGACCACCCAGCTGATCAACTTCCAGAAGCAGAAACGGCGCATCGGCATCGTCGTCGACGAATACGGCGAGGTGATCGGCATCATCACCCTGGAAGACATCCTCGAGGAGATCGTCGGCGAGTTCAGCAACGCCGACGCACTGCGCAACCCGGACATCCACCCGCAGAGCGACGGCACCTACGTCATCGACGGCTCGGCGAACCTGCGCGAGCTCAACCGCACCCTCGGCTGGCAGTTGCCCAGCGAAGGGCCCAAGACCCTCAACGGCCTGGTCACCGAAGCCCTGGAGCAGATTCCGGACTGCCCGGTTTGCCTGCGCATCGGCCCCTATCGCCTGGAAATCCTGCAGTCCGGTGAGAACCGTGTGAAGAGCGTGCGGGTCTGGCTCACCGGGCGCGCCGCTGCGCCCCTGCAGGACAGCCCCGACGAGCTTGCCTGA
- a CDS encoding cytochrome C assembly family protein, translated as MHPLLPSLLAAVLYLGATAHHGIQLARRAAPLKPLILLLGLLALLAQGLSLSQQLITPAGLVLDFFNAASLISAAIIALTLLACLRIPVENLLLFLYPLGAATTLLATLVPHGTLEPINEQPGILAHILLSVLAYGLLTIAVVQALLLLVQDRRLKQKHPAGWIRSFPPLQTMESLLFGFLWGGWVLLSASLISGWLFLDNLFTQHLAHKTILSCFAWVVFAVLLWGRHQLGWRGHKAIRWTLAGFCLLMLAYFGSKLVKEFILHI; from the coding sequence ATGCACCCTCTGTTGCCCAGCCTGCTCGCCGCCGTCCTCTACCTCGGCGCCACGGCCCATCACGGCATCCAGCTGGCCCGTCGCGCGGCGCCGCTCAAACCCCTGATCCTGCTCCTCGGCCTGCTGGCGCTGCTGGCACAGGGCCTGAGCCTGTCGCAGCAGCTGATCACCCCGGCCGGCCTGGTACTGGACTTCTTCAACGCCGCCAGCCTGATCTCCGCCGCCATCATCGCCCTGACCCTGCTGGCCTGCCTGCGCATCCCGGTGGAGAACCTGCTGCTCTTCCTCTACCCGCTGGGCGCCGCGACCACGCTGCTGGCGACCCTGGTGCCACACGGCACGCTGGAGCCGATCAACGAGCAGCCCGGCATCCTCGCCCACATCCTGCTCTCGGTGCTGGCCTACGGCCTGCTCACCATCGCGGTGGTCCAGGCGCTGCTGTTGCTGGTCCAGGACCGGCGCCTGAAGCAGAAGCATCCGGCCGGCTGGATCCGCAGCTTCCCTCCGCTGCAGACCATGGAAAGCCTGCTGTTCGGTTTCCTCTGGGGCGGTTGGGTGCTCCTCTCGGCGTCGCTGATCTCCGGCTGGCTGTTCCTCGACAACCTGTTCACCCAGCACCTGGCGCACAAGACCATCCTGTCCTGCTTCGCCTGGGTGGTCTTCGCCGTACTGCTATGGGGACGTCACCAGCTCGGCTGGCGCGGCCACAAGGCAATCCGCTGGACCCTCGCCGGATTCTGCCTGTTGATGCTGGCCTACTTCGGCAGCAAGCTGGTCAAGGAATTCATCCTCCATATCTGA
- the ffh gene encoding signal recognition particle protein, producing the protein MFENLTDRLSQTLRQVTGKAKLTEDNIKDTLREVRMALLEADVALPVVKDFVNRIKERAVGTEVSKSLTPGQAFVKIVQAELVELMGAANEDLALNAAPPAVILMAGLQGAGKTTTAGKLARFLKERKKKSVLVVSADVYRPAAIKQLETLANDIEVSFFPSDTSQKPVAIAEAAIREAKLKFIDVVIVDTAGRLHIDAEMMDEIKQVHAAIKPVETLFVVDAMTGQDAANTAKAFNEALPLTGVILTKVDGDARGGAALSVRAITGKPIKFLGMGEKTEALDPFHPDRVASRILGMGDVLSLIEQAEQNMDREKAEKLAKKIKKGKGFDLEDFRDQLQQMKNMGGLGSLMDKLPMLGGVNLSQMGNAQNAAEKQFKQMEAIINSMTPGERRDPEVISGSRKRRIALGSGTQVQDVGRLIKQHKQMQKMMKKVTAKGGMAKMMRGMGSMFPGGGMPKM; encoded by the coding sequence ATGTTCGAAAACCTTACAGATCGTCTCTCGCAAACGCTGCGCCAGGTCACCGGCAAGGCCAAGCTGACCGAGGACAACATCAAGGACACGCTCCGCGAAGTGCGGATGGCCCTGCTCGAGGCCGACGTGGCCCTGCCGGTGGTCAAGGACTTCGTGAACCGGATCAAGGAGCGCGCGGTCGGCACCGAGGTGTCCAAGAGCCTGACCCCGGGCCAGGCCTTCGTGAAGATCGTCCAGGCCGAACTGGTCGAGCTGATGGGCGCGGCCAACGAAGACCTCGCGCTCAATGCCGCACCGCCGGCGGTCATCCTGATGGCCGGCCTGCAGGGTGCCGGTAAGACCACCACCGCCGGCAAGCTGGCGCGCTTCCTCAAGGAGCGCAAGAAGAAGTCCGTGCTGGTGGTTTCCGCCGACGTCTATCGCCCGGCGGCGATCAAGCAGCTGGAAACCCTGGCCAACGACATCGAGGTGAGCTTCTTCCCCTCCGATACCAGCCAGAAGCCTGTAGCCATCGCCGAAGCGGCGATCCGCGAAGCCAAGCTGAAATTCATCGACGTGGTCATCGTCGATACCGCCGGTCGTCTGCACATCGACGCCGAGATGATGGACGAGATCAAGCAGGTCCACGCGGCGATCAAGCCGGTGGAAACCCTGTTCGTGGTCGACGCCATGACCGGTCAGGACGCCGCCAACACCGCCAAGGCCTTCAATGAAGCCCTGCCGCTGACCGGCGTGATCCTCACCAAGGTCGACGGCGACGCCCGTGGCGGTGCCGCGCTCTCGGTGCGCGCCATCACCGGCAAGCCGATCAAGTTCCTCGGCATGGGCGAGAAGACCGAAGCGCTCGATCCCTTCCACCCGGACCGCGTGGCCTCGCGCATCCTCGGCATGGGCGACGTGCTCAGCCTGATCGAGCAGGCCGAGCAGAACATGGATCGCGAGAAGGCCGAGAAGCTCGCGAAGAAGATCAAGAAGGGCAAGGGCTTCGATCTCGAAGACTTCCGCGACCAGCTGCAACAGATGAAGAACATGGGCGGCCTGGGCAGCCTGATGGACAAGCTGCCGATGCTCGGCGGCGTCAACCTGTCGCAGATGGGCAACGCGCAGAACGCGGCGGAGAAGCAGTTCAAGCAGATGGAGGCGATCATCAACTCCATGACCCCTGGCGAACGTCGCGATCCGGAAGTGATCAGCGGTTCGCGCAAGCGTCGTATTGCCCTGGGTTCCGGCACCCAGGTGCAGGACGTCGGCCGTCTCATCAAGCAGCACAAGCAGATGCAGAAGATGATGAAGAAGGTCACTGCCAAGGGCGGCATGGCGAAGATGATGCGCGGCATGGGGAGCATGTTCCCCGGCGGCGGCATGCCGAAGATGTGA
- the rpsP gene encoding 30S ribosomal protein S16 — protein sequence MVTIRLARGGSKKRPFYHLTVTNSRNARDGRFVERVGFFNPVATGAEVKLSVNQERLNYWLSQGAQPSERVAQLIKEAAKAA from the coding sequence ATGGTAACCATTCGTCTGGCTCGTGGCGGCTCCAAAAAGCGCCCGTTCTACCACCTGACCGTGACCAACAGCCGCAACGCTCGCGACGGCCGTTTCGTCGAGCGCGTCGGTTTCTTCAACCCTGTCGCCACTGGCGCCGAAGTTAAGCTGTCGGTCAACCAGGAGCGTCTGAACTACTGGCTGAGCCAAGGCGCTCAACCGTCTGAGCGTGTTGCTCAGCTGATCAAGGAAGCCGCCAAGGCTGCCTGA
- the rimM gene encoding ribosome maturation factor RimM (Essential for efficient processing of 16S rRNA) yields the protein MNTMPAAEEMIVLGKIVSVHGIRGEVKVYSFTDPLDNLLDYRRWTLKRGTEVRQAELVSGRVQGNVLVAKLKGLDDREVARTYADFEILVPRSELPELDDGEYYWSQLEGLKVIDLNGQLFGILDHMLETGANDVMVVKPCAGSLDDRERLLPYTDQCVQSVDLEAGEIRVDWDADF from the coding sequence ATGAACACGATGCCTGCCGCCGAGGAAATGATCGTTCTCGGCAAGATAGTTTCCGTGCATGGCATTCGTGGTGAGGTGAAGGTGTATTCCTTTACCGACCCGTTGGACAACCTGCTGGATTACCGGCGCTGGACGCTCAAGCGTGGCACCGAGGTTCGACAGGCTGAGCTGGTCAGTGGCCGCGTTCAGGGCAATGTCCTGGTAGCGAAGCTGAAGGGACTGGACGATCGCGAAGTCGCCCGCACTTATGCGGATTTCGAGATCCTGGTACCGCGCAGCGAGCTCCCGGAGCTGGACGACGGCGAGTACTACTGGAGCCAGCTGGAAGGTCTCAAGGTGATCGATCTGAATGGGCAACTGTTCGGGATTCTCGACCATATGCTGGAGACCGGCGCCAACGATGTGATGGTGGTCAAGCCCTGCGCAGGCAGCCTGGACGACCGTGAACGCCTGTTGCCGTATACGGACCAGTGCGTGCAATCGGTAGACCTGGAAGCCGGTGAGATTCGGGTGGACTGGGACGCGGACTTCTAA
- the trmD gene encoding tRNA (guanosine(37)-N1)-methyltransferase TrmD: protein MWIGVISIFPEMFRAISDYGITSRAVKQELIQLQCFNPRSNTEDRHQTVDDRPFGGGPGMVMKIKPLEGALGDARQAAGGPAKVIYLSPQGRKLTQAAVKELANEERLILIAGRYEGIDERFIEEHVDEEWSIGDYVLSGGELPAMVLIDAVTRLLPGALGHADSAEEDSFTDGLLDCPHYTRPEVYADKRVPEVLLSGNHEHIRRWRLQQALGRTWERRADLLDCRSLSGEEKKLLEEYIRQRDDS, encoded by the coding sequence ATGTGGATAGGGGTAATCAGCATCTTTCCCGAGATGTTTCGCGCCATCAGCGACTACGGCATCACGAGTCGTGCGGTAAAGCAGGAGCTGATTCAGCTTCAATGCTTCAACCCACGGAGCAACACCGAGGATCGTCACCAGACGGTGGACGACCGGCCTTTTGGCGGTGGTCCCGGCATGGTGATGAAAATCAAGCCGCTCGAAGGCGCACTGGGCGATGCCCGGCAAGCCGCAGGCGGACCGGCGAAGGTGATCTACCTGTCGCCGCAAGGTCGCAAGTTGACGCAGGCGGCCGTGAAGGAACTGGCGAACGAAGAACGGTTGATTCTGATCGCCGGGCGTTACGAAGGCATCGACGAGCGCTTCATTGAAGAGCATGTCGATGAGGAATGGTCGATTGGAGACTACGTGTTGTCCGGGGGTGAGCTTCCGGCGATGGTACTGATTGACGCGGTCACGCGCTTGTTGCCCGGTGCATTGGGCCACGCGGATTCCGCAGAGGAGGATTCGTTCACCGACGGCCTGCTCGACTGTCCGCACTACACCCGACCTGAGGTGTACGCAGACAAACGTGTTCCTGAGGTGCTGCTCAGCGGCAACCACGAACACATCCGGCGATGGCGTTTGCAGCAGGCCCTAGGCAGGACCTGGGAACGACGCGCCGATCTTCTAGATTGCCGCTCGCTTTCTGGAGAAGAGAAGAAGCTGCTGGAGGAATACATCCGCCAGCGGGACGATAGTTAA
- the rplS gene encoding 50S ribosomal protein L19, which translates to MTNKIIQQIEAEQMNKEIPAFAPGDTVIVQVKVKEGDRSRLQAFEGVVIGKRNRGLNSAFTVRKISNGVGVERTFQTYSPLVDSISVKRRGDVRKAKLYYLRDLSGKAARIKEKLA; encoded by the coding sequence ATGACCAACAAGATCATTCAGCAGATCGAAGCTGAACAGATGAACAAAGAGATTCCGGCGTTCGCCCCCGGCGACACCGTAATCGTGCAAGTGAAGGTGAAGGAAGGCGACCGTTCGCGTCTGCAGGCCTTCGAAGGCGTCGTGATCGGCAAGCGTAACCGCGGCCTGAACAGCGCTTTCACCGTTCGCAAAATCTCCAACGGCGTTGGCGTAGAGCGTACCTTCCAGACCTACAGCCCGCTGGTTGACAGCATCAGCGTCAAGCGTCGCGGCGACGTGCGCAAGGCCAAGCTGTACTACCTCCGCGACCTGTCCGGCAAGGCAGCTCGCATCAAGGAAAAACTGGCCTAA
- a CDS encoding acyl-CoA thioesterase, with product MSPRDQEILRRTQLSETRVTKAVFPFTTNHHDTLFGGTALAWMDEVSFIAATRFCRLPLVTVSTDRIDFKHPIPAGSIVELIGRVVKVGNTSLKVEVEVFVESMSSDGREKAIHGLFSFVAIDEAKRPVPVLPGFAAA from the coding sequence ATGAGCCCTCGTGATCAGGAAATTCTTCGCCGTACCCAGCTTTCGGAAACCCGCGTGACCAAGGCGGTGTTCCCCTTTACCACCAATCACCACGACACCCTGTTCGGCGGCACCGCGCTGGCCTGGATGGACGAGGTGTCCTTCATCGCCGCGACGCGTTTCTGCCGCCTGCCGCTGGTGACCGTGTCGACCGACCGCATCGACTTCAAGCACCCGATTCCCGCCGGCTCCATCGTCGAGCTGATCGGCCGGGTGGTGAAGGTCGGCAACACAAGCCTCAAGGTGGAAGTGGAGGTCTTCGTCGAGAGCATGTCCTCCGACGGCCGAGAAAAGGCCATCCACGGGCTGTTCAGCTTCGTCGCCATCGACGAGGCGAAACGCCCGGTGCCGGTATTGCCAGGGTTTGCCGCGGCCTGA
- the xerD gene encoding site-specific tyrosine recombinase XerD: protein MSPLPHPLIDRFLDALWLEKGLSDNTRAAYGSDLALFNGWLDERGVKLEAAGRDLILDHLAWRLAEGYKARSTARFLSGLRGFYRYCLREALIAEDPTLLVELPQLGKPLPKSLSEADVEALLAAPETEDPLGLRDRAMLEVLYACGLRVSELVGLTLEQLNLRQGVVRVLGKGSKERLVPLGEEAILWIERYMRNARGDLLGGRPSDVLFPSLRGEQMTRQTFWHRIKHHAKVAGIGKSLSPHTLRHAFATHLLNHGADLRVVQMLLGHSDLSTTQIYTHIARARLQELHAQHHPRG, encoded by the coding sequence ATGTCGCCGCTCCCGCATCCGCTCATTGACCGCTTCCTCGACGCCCTCTGGCTGGAGAAGGGGCTTTCCGACAACACCCGCGCGGCCTACGGCAGCGACCTGGCGCTGTTCAACGGCTGGCTCGACGAGCGCGGCGTGAAGCTGGAAGCGGCGGGACGCGACCTCATCCTCGACCACCTGGCCTGGCGCCTGGCCGAGGGCTACAAGGCGCGCTCCACCGCGCGCTTCTTGTCGGGCTTGCGCGGCTTCTACCGTTACTGCCTGCGCGAGGCGCTGATCGCCGAGGACCCGACCCTGCTGGTGGAGCTGCCGCAACTGGGCAAGCCGCTGCCCAAGTCGCTGTCGGAGGCGGATGTCGAGGCGCTGCTGGCGGCGCCGGAAACCGAGGACCCGCTCGGCCTGCGCGACCGCGCCATGCTCGAAGTGCTCTACGCCTGCGGGCTTCGGGTGAGCGAGTTGGTCGGGCTGACGCTCGAACAGTTGAACCTGCGCCAGGGCGTGGTGCGGGTGCTCGGCAAGGGCAGCAAGGAGCGCCTGGTGCCGCTGGGCGAGGAGGCGATCCTGTGGATCGAGCGCTACATGCGCAACGCTCGCGGGGACCTGCTCGGTGGAAGGCCGAGCGACGTGCTTTTCCCCAGCCTGCGTGGCGAACAGATGACCCGGCAGACCTTCTGGCACCGCATCAAGCACCACGCCAAGGTCGCCGGGATCGGCAAGTCGCTGTCGCCACACACCCTGCGCCACGCCTTCGCCACGCACCTGCTCAACCACGGCGCAGACCTGCGCGTGGTGCAGATGCTGCTCGGCCACAGCGACCTGTCGACCACGCAGATCTACACCCACATCGCCCGTGCGCGTCTGCAAGAGCTGCACGCGCAGCACCATCCGCGGGGGTAG